TCCCAGCTTAGTTCCAGGGGGGATGTAAGGAGGTAGGTGTTTTGGTTGAAATCCTCCGGTCCGAACACTTCGATACCATTGACCAGGATCGAGGCACTGCTGATGCCGTCTTCGATTCGTTTGTCACCGTCACTCTTTCCGTTTCTCACGACAATGGTGCCGTAACCGGGAACGGCGCGGAACGTATTTTCATATGTGTCCGGTGCATCTGAAAACCTGAGATACTGCTGGGGACCGAGCAAGGTGGTTTCCCCACCGAATGCGGACGGCATCGAAGCGAGGGCGGCAAAGAAAAGGACAAGGATAAAAAAAGCGGCTTTTTTCATGATTTCCTCCTTTGAGGTTCGTTCGAATTTTTTCTTGTGTCATGATGCCAAAGGAAAAATAAAAGGCAATCCTGCAAAGTTTCCCAAAATATACGGTAGTAATTTAGGTGTTATGGAGGGAGCTCATTCAAGCTTCGCGGTATTGAACAATTGAAACCCCGGTGTTATGGATATCGAACCGGTGTGGAAAAGGCGCTGCAAAAGGGGGCTGTATCATGATCGACTCATTTTCTTTCGGAGCCATGGTGATCGACGGGCATGCCTACCATTCCGACCTGATCATCTATCCGGACGGGCGGATCCGGGATTCATGGTGGCGGGGCAGGGGGCATGTGCTGTCGATGGGTGACATCGTTGACCTGGTGGGGATGCGCCCGAAAATTATCATCGCCGGGACGGGTGTCGACGGACGGATGAAACCCGAAAAGGGCCTCGAGAAGCACCTGGCGGAAAAAGGTGTGCAATTGATGGCGGGCCCCAATAAAAAGGCGGTGGACTGGTTTAATGGCTTGCACGCATCCGAGAGGGTCGGTGCCTGTTTTCACCTGAGCTGTTAAAACCTAAAATCGTTCAATTTAGGCGAAATATTCCTAAATGTTCCGATTCATATTGACTCGCCTGAAGTTTCCCTGTAATTATCTAAGTTTATTGATTTTATCTGAAAACTAAAAAAAGATTCAGGAACAGCGATGATACAGCTCATCAGAGGATTCAAGGACATATTGCCGGGTGAGGTCGAGGTGTGGCAGCACATCGAGTCAGTGGCCCGGGCGCTTTTCGAGGATTTCGGATTCAAAGAGATCCGCATTCCCATCATGGAGAAAACCGAGCTTTTCGCCAGAAGCATCGGGGAGGATACGGACATCGTGGAAAAAGAGATGTACACGTTTCCAGACCGCAAAGGCGACCTGATCACCTTGAGGCCGGAGGCCACGGCATCCATCTGCCGGTCATACATCCAGCACAAGATGTACGCCGACGACCCGGTCAAAAAATTTTATACCATCGGGCCCATGTTCCGCAGGGAGAGGCCTCAGAAGGGGCGTTACCGGCAGTTTTATCAGATCAACGCGGAAATATTCGGTGTGGGATCGCCCCTGGCGGACGTGGAGCTGATTTTTCTGCTCAAAACCCTGTTCGAGCGGCTGTCGGCCGGGGATGTGGAGGCGCACATTAATTCCCTGGGATGCCCCGAATGCCGCCCGGTTTTCAAAACCGCCCTTAAAACGTACATAGCGTCCCACGCGGATTCGCTCTGTTCGGACTGTGCGCGGCGCAAGGACCGCAACCCTTTGAGGGTTCTGGACTGCAAGGTGCCGAATTGCAGGCAAGCCATGGAAGAAGCGCCCTCCATCATCGACCACCTGTGTCCGGCCTGTGCACAGCATTTCGATGTGGTACAGGCATCGCTCGATTCTCTGAAGGTACCCTTTGTGGTGGACAAACGGCTTGTCAGGGGACTGGACTACTACACCAGGACGACGTTCGAAATTCAGACCCGTTCCCTGGGTGCTCAGAGCGCCGTTGCCGGCGGGGGGCGCTACGACGGGTTGGTGAAGATGCTGGACGGGCCGGAGATGCCGGCCACCGGGTTTGCCATCGGTTTCGACCGCTTGACCGAAGTGGCCGCCCTGGACAGGGACGCCTATATCAAAAAGCCGGACCTGTTCATTGCCGCGCTGGGCGAGGAAAGCGGTTCTCAAGCCTTCGAGTGGCTTTGTGCATTGGGGGCCATGGGGATGCGGGCCGAAATGGATTTCGAGGGCCGCAGCCTGAAAAGCCAGATGAAGCGCGCCGGGAAAAGCGGTGCGCGCTACACCCTGATCGTGGGCGAAGACGAGCGGCGGAAAGGGGCGGCCATCCTGCGCGACATGCATACCAGAGAGCAGGTGGATGTCCCGCTGGACAACCTGGTGGAAAAACTGATACCGCTGATCCGGTAAATCAATCTAATTCAAGGGCCGGGGAGTTTTAGCTTAAGCCTTTTGTCATTCCTGCGGAGGCAGGACACGCAGTGAAGCGTCAGCACTATCCGGAAAGCGATTAGCCGAATGCTCTGGATCCCCGCCTGCGCGGGTATGACGGAATAAACACCCCGATGGCTCGTCTAATTGGATATATTTATCAGGCTTGGAAAAAATAATCGAAGATAATAAGCATTGGAAAGGGTTGCTGTGCATCCATTTCAACGCCGTAAAAATGCGGCGTGCCGGTGTGAACTGTCGATCGCAGAAATTTGTTTCTAATGAATGAGAGGAGCGACCATTGTCAGATAATCTTGGAAGTATGCGCAGGACCCATCACTGCTGCGAACTCGGCGGTGCGGACATCGACAGGGAAGTGGTGCTCATGGGCTGGGTGCAGCGCAGGCGCGACCACGGCGGGGTTATATTCATCGATCTGCGGGATCGAAACGGCATTACCCAGGTGGTTTTCAACCCGGAGTTGGACTCCGAGGTCCATGCCAAGGCGCATGTCTTGCGCAGCGAGTACGTCATCGGGGTGCGGGGAAAGGTGGAAAAGCGGCCCGAGGGCATGATCAACCCCAACCTGGTCACCGGGGAAATCGAAGTGCTGGTGACGGAGCTCAAGATATTGAACCGGGCGGCCACACCACCGTTCCAGATCGAGGACACCGTGGATGTCTCCGAAACCATACGGCTGCAGAACCGGCATCTGGACCTGAGGCGGCCGCAACTGCAGAAAAGCATCATTACCAGGCATAGGGCCGCCGCCGCCGTGCGCCGCTACCTGAATGACAAGGGATTCATCGACGTGGAGACCCCTTTCCTGACCCGCAGTACGCCGGAGGGGGCGCGGGACTATCTGGTCCCCAGCCGCGTGAACCCGGGCCAGTTTTATGCCTTGCCCCAGTCGCCGCAGATATTCAAGCAGCTTTTGATGATAGCCGGTTTCGACCGGTACTATCAGATCGCGCGCTGTTTCCGTGATGAAGACCTCCGGGCGGACAGGCAGCCTGAGTTCACCCAGATCGATATCGAAATGTCATTTGTTGGAGAGGACGATATCATGGATCTGGGCGAGGGCATGATCCTTTCGCTTTTCAAGGAGGTCCTGGGCGTCGAACTGGCGTCGCCGTTTCCGCGGCTCACCTATGAAGAGGCCGTCGACCGGTACGGGCTGGACAAGCCGGACACCCGTTTCGGCCTGGAGCTGAAGGAGATTTCCGATATTGTCGAGAATTCGGGCTTCAAGGTGTTTTCGTCGGTGGTGAAGAAGGGCGGCATGGTCAAGGCGCTCAACGCCAAGGGCTGCAGCGGTTTTTCGCGCAAGGAGATCGACGACCTGACCGAGTTCGTGGCCATTTACAAGGCCAAGGGCCTGGCCTGGATCAAGGTTCGCGAGGACGAGTGGCAGTCGCCCATCACCAAGTTTTTCAGCGATGAAGAAAAGGCGCGCATGAAAACCAGACTCGACATGGAGCCCGGGGACCTGGTTTTCTTCGTGGCCGACCAGCCCAAGGTGACCAACGAGGCCCTGGGACACTTAAGGAACCACATCGGCGCTAAACTGGGTCTGATCGATCAGGATGCTTTCAATTTCGTCTGGGTGACGCATTTTCCGCTGATGGAATACGACGAAACGGAAAACCGCAACCAGGCGCTGCACCACCCGTTCACCGCTCCCCTGGAGGAAGACTACGACAAGCTGGAATCCGACCCCATTGCGGTCCGGTCGCGGGCCTACGACCTCGTGCTGAACGGTTTTGAAATCGGCGGCGGCAGCATCCGTATTCACCGCAAGGAGGTTCAGGAGCGTGTGTTTGATGCCCTGGGATTGACGCCGGAAACCTACGAAGAGAAGTTCGGTTTTCTGATTTCCGCCCTGGAGTCCGGGGCGCCGCCGCACGGGGGGATCGCCTTCGGGTTCGACCGGTTGGTGATGCTCATGTGCGGTCAGCCCTCCATACGGGACGTCATCGCCTTTCCCAAGACGCAGCGAGCCGCGTGCCTTTTGACCAGCGCGCCGTCCGAAGCCTCCAAAAGCCAGCTGGATGAGCTGTGTCTCAAGGTCAAACCGATCGCCACCTAAATAATTAAACCGGCAAATAAGTAAACTGTCAAAAACAAGGAAACATAGCAATAAAGGCATTTCGGATACGTTATCGAAAACGTACCCTTCTGCCGGTTTAATTATATGATGAACATCCTCACAACGATTGTACCCATTTTCGCCATCATCCTTCTGGGATGGGGCTCTCACCGGCGGGGGTTCATTCCCGCGGAATTCATCGGACCGGCCAACAGCCTGGTTTTCTACATAGCCATACCGGCCATGGTTTTCAACGCCGTTGCCAGGGCAAACCTCAAGGCGCATTTCGACCTGAGTGTGCTGGCGCTGACACTGGGTACGGTGGTGGCGGGGTATGCTGCGGCATGGGGGGCCGGCGCTTGGAAAGGGTTGCGGGGCGGGAAGCTGGGAACCTATATCCAGAGCGGGTTCCACGGTAACCTGGGATATATCGGTTTGGCGGTGGCCTTCTACTACCTGGGCGAGGAGGGGTTCGTCAAGACCAGCATATTGCTCGGCTTCATGATGATTTTGCAGAACCTCCTCAGCGTGTTCGCCCTGACCGTGAACTCCGAGGACAATAAGGGAGCTTACGACTGGACGCTGATCCTGCGCAAGGTGGCGGGCAATCCGGTCATCGCCTCCGCCCTTGCCGGCATCGTCTTTTCTCTGCTGGAAATTCCCGTGCCCCTGGTTGTGAAGAGGAGCCTGGACATCCTGAGCGGTCTGGCGCTTCCCATGGCACTGCTCATCATCGGTGCGTCCATCTCATTGGAATTGATCCGGATCAAACTGCGGCCGGTTCTATCGACCATGACCATCAAACTGGTCCTGCTGCCGGGAATGGGGTTTCTTCTGTTTCGGCTCTTCGGCCTGCCTGCCGGGGACTTTCTTCCCGGCCTCATCCTGCTGGCATCGCCGGCCGCCACCATCTCCTATGTCATGGCCAAGGAGATGGGCGGCGATCCCGATTTCGCCGTGGCCTCCATCTCGGCCAGCACGCTGGTGTCCTCCGTCACCTTCACCATCTGGCTCAACCTGGCCGGTTAGCGTATGGCGGGATTCAATATCGATGCGGGGACCGGAGAAGATGATGCAAACCCGGTGGGCGGCTCAAGCTCAAGCTTCGCTGGTAAGTCTTCTAAGGTGCACTGAACAGGTATAAGGCCCACCCCAGGCAGTCACGCCCCCACTGCAGGTAGCCGGTTCGGTGCTTGCGCATGGTATTGAGGAGCGCCTCCGCGTCCGGATCATCGGGATGGGCTGCCACGTACCGCTCGGCAGCTTGCCACTGGAGCCCCTCGTACCTGTCCCAATCATCCTCAGAGGAGACGACGGCGTACAAGAATATAAGACCCAGGTCCATGCCGGCCTGAACGTTGCTCGAGTGAGAGCCGTACGACGCGGCCTCCTGTTCGGTCAGTTTCAGGTATTCCGGATCTGGAGGAATCTTCCAGAATGGCTCCCCTACGAGCACGAGACCGCCGGGTCTAACCATCGTTTGCAGGGCCTCGAGCGTTCGCTTGTGCCCCTGATAGACCCAGGAGGCGCCGATGCATGCGGCCAGGTCCAGACGCCTTTGCCGGTCCAGTTCATACGTGCCGCCATCCATGTTCAACAGGTCGATACGATCTGTGAGTTGCCGGGCGGTGACGTTCTTTCGCGCTTCTTCGAAGGTGACGGGAGACAGGTCGATCCCCGTGCCCGTTACCTCGTACCGTTCCGCGATGAGGCAGAGAAACTCGGCCTTGCCGCAAGCCACGTCCAGGACGTGCCCGCCGTCAGGCAGGCGCAGGAGGTCGATGAGCTCCTTGGTTTTGGCCAGGCTCATCGGGTTCATGATCGTATGGTCCGTGTGGGTGATGCCAAAATATTTCCACATATCCATGTCCACGGGTGAGTCCTTTCATCGTTGTCTTACAATCACCACGACAGAACCACCGGAGCCAGCAAACCTCAAGTGGCTGTCGGCAGCGCTCATTGCTGTGTTATATACAACTTAGTTGTGAATGGCACAACAGCCAACGGGAAACAATCATATTCTCGATCAGATCCCACTGACAAACGCCGGGAAAATCAATAAAAAGATGATGCGTGATTAGGGCCTGTTTCTAAAAAGGGCCCGGACGTTGCCAACTGTTTGCGCCGATATGTCTTTCCATGATGGCTCATTGGAATGGGCAGGCGGGTTCGCCGAAAAAAAACAGGCGGGGCCGAATCCGGCCCCGCCCGGCGTTGCTTACGATCGTCCCAGAGCGGTTAAAAGTTCACAAGGGCGTCCCCCAGAGGATAAGCCAGGGTTTTCCGCTTTTCCTACCGTTTCAGACCAATATCCTGCACAATCCCTACTTGGGCATTATAAACACATCGGTAAGCGGTTCGACGTCTTCCGTCCATACCGCATGCCATTCATCGCTGTCGATGACGGGGGTGATCCCTATAATTGCTTTAAGATACGAGGCCTGCTGGTCGGTCATGGTGTGCTTGGAAATCTGCTCGAGCGCGTAACCGGACATGTCATACACATACATCCCGAAAAGCTGGTTGATGGTTCGCTTGTGGATGCCGTTGTTGTTTGAACCTTTTACAACGATTAACCTCAAATTGATTCTACGCCAAACGCTATTCTAATTGCGTTTAGATTGCAGTCCGTAAGCTATGATGAAAACAGATGGGATCAACTGCCTATTATTTCTTTATCTACAGCCAAATTTGTTTTGGTTATAAAATTTTCCGTGGAAAATCTGTTGAATAGCGGTTGTCATCTTATTCGGCTACCTGACTGATTAGTAAGAAATATTTCTTATGGTGGACATCGTTTGTATCGGAACATATCCATGACAACCGGTATAGCTGATGAATGCCTTTGTAGCCGGGGTAGTTGTGTTGGTGCAACCGTCGCGGGACACCATTGCTTTTACCGCAACAATATCATCCGGTGGATTCGCTTAGGAGGTTGTAGACCCAGTGTCGCATAAAAAAAGGCCGGGATGGACTCCCGGCCATTATTTTTGGCTCCCCAGCACGGACTTGAACCGCGGACCCGATGGTTAACAGCCATCTGCTCTGCCGACTGAGCTACTGGGGATCAGTTGGGTGGTGAATTTTTCGATAGCCCGGCAAATTCACACGAACAACGTCGATTATTATATCCCTGTCCGGCTTGTCAAGAAAAATTTGGACCGTTTGGCCCATTATCGTGGATTCGGGACAAGTTTGCAGCCAGCCGGTCGTCATGCGGGGCCGGTTTCGATTTTTAACGTGCCATTTTAATTACAAGCGCTTTCCCATGCTCGCTCAACCCCAGCGCCTCTATTTCCCGCGCCAGCTGGTCCTTTGTGCCGTATCCCCCGGCGTAGCCGTTCAGACGGGCCGCAACGGTGGACGCCACCAGGTCACGGTGGTCAGGGTAGATGGCTGTCAGTTCACGCACGAGGCCGGCGTGCTGTTTCAGGATGTATTTCTGATGGTAGCCTTCAGCCATGGTGAAGGTTCGCACTGGAAGGATCCTGGTGGTGACTGTCTGGCCGGATTTTTGCTCCAGGGCCTGTTTGGAAGCCAGGGCCGTTTTTCGCTG
This region of Deltaproteobacteria bacterium genomic DNA includes:
- the aspS gene encoding aspartate--tRNA ligase, translating into MSDNLGSMRRTHHCCELGGADIDREVVLMGWVQRRRDHGGVIFIDLRDRNGITQVVFNPELDSEVHAKAHVLRSEYVIGVRGKVEKRPEGMINPNLVTGEIEVLVTELKILNRAATPPFQIEDTVDVSETIRLQNRHLDLRRPQLQKSIITRHRAAAAVRRYLNDKGFIDVETPFLTRSTPEGARDYLVPSRVNPGQFYALPQSPQIFKQLLMIAGFDRYYQIARCFRDEDLRADRQPEFTQIDIEMSFVGEDDIMDLGEGMILSLFKEVLGVELASPFPRLTYEEAVDRYGLDKPDTRFGLELKEISDIVENSGFKVFSSVVKKGGMVKALNAKGCSGFSRKEIDDLTEFVAIYKAKGLAWIKVREDEWQSPITKFFSDEEKARMKTRLDMEPGDLVFFVADQPKVTNEALGHLRNHIGAKLGLIDQDAFNFVWVTHFPLMEYDETENRNQALHHPFTAPLEEDYDKLESDPIAVRSRAYDLVLNGFEIGGGSIRIHRKEVQERVFDALGLTPETYEEKFGFLISALESGAPPHGGIAFGFDRLVMLMCGQPSIRDVIAFPKTQRAACLLTSAPSEASKSQLDELCLKVKPIAT
- the hisS gene encoding histidine--tRNA ligase, producing the protein MIQLIRGFKDILPGEVEVWQHIESVARALFEDFGFKEIRIPIMEKTELFARSIGEDTDIVEKEMYTFPDRKGDLITLRPEATASICRSYIQHKMYADDPVKKFYTIGPMFRRERPQKGRYRQFYQINAEIFGVGSPLADVELIFLLKTLFERLSAGDVEAHINSLGCPECRPVFKTALKTYIASHADSLCSDCARRKDRNPLRVLDCKVPNCRQAMEEAPSIIDHLCPACAQHFDVVQASLDSLKVPFVVDKRLVRGLDYYTRTTFEIQTRSLGAQSAVAGGGRYDGLVKMLDGPEMPATGFAIGFDRLTEVAALDRDAYIKKPDLFIAALGEESGSQAFEWLCALGAMGMRAEMDFEGRSLKSQMKRAGKSGARYTLIVGEDERRKGAAILRDMHTREQVDVPLDNLVEKLIPLIR
- a CDS encoding peptide-methionine (S)-S-oxide reductase → MVEGVIRTRVGYAGGKKAAPTYMRIGDHTETVQVDFDPTRITYAQLLNVVWESHTPTGRNTPGQYMHAVFFHNDRQRKTALASKQALEQKSGQTVTTRILPVRTFTMAEGYHQKYILKQHAGLVRELTAIYPDHRDLVASTVAARLNGYAGGYGTKDQLAREIEALGLSEHGKALVIKMAR
- a CDS encoding MTH938/NDUFAF3 family protein — encoded protein: MIDSFSFGAMVIDGHAYHSDLIIYPDGRIRDSWWRGRGHVLSMGDIVDLVGMRPKIIIAGTGVDGRMKPEKGLEKHLAEKGVQLMAGPNKKAVDWFNGLHASERVGACFHLSC
- a CDS encoding methyltransferase domain-containing protein, which produces MWKYFGITHTDHTIMNPMSLAKTKELIDLLRLPDGGHVLDVACGKAEFLCLIAERYEVTGTGIDLSPVTFEEARKNVTARQLTDRIDLLNMDGGTYELDRQRRLDLAACIGASWVYQGHKRTLEALQTMVRPGGLVLVGEPFWKIPPDPEYLKLTEQEAASYGSHSSNVQAGMDLGLIFLYAVVSSEDDWDRYEGLQWQAAERYVAAHPDDPDAEALLNTMRKHRTGYLQWGRDCLGWALYLFSAP
- a CDS encoding AEC family transporter; the protein is MMNILTTIVPIFAIILLGWGSHRRGFIPAEFIGPANSLVFYIAIPAMVFNAVARANLKAHFDLSVLALTLGTVVAGYAAAWGAGAWKGLRGGKLGTYIQSGFHGNLGYIGLAVAFYYLGEEGFVKTSILLGFMMILQNLLSVFALTVNSEDNKGAYDWTLILRKVAGNPVIASALAGIVFSLLEIPVPLVVKRSLDILSGLALPMALLIIGASISLELIRIKLRPVLSTMTIKLVLLPGMGFLLFRLFGLPAGDFLPGLILLASPAATISYVMAKEMGGDPDFAVASISASTLVSSVTFTIWLNLAG